The Stygiolobus azoricus genome window below encodes:
- a CDS encoding helix-turn-helix domain-containing protein: MEEEKIVFPDGRSVEIHEFLAFMYGLSSSDVSVLHLLMVKGKKMTSDEISEELNVTKASINKSLNNLLDKGLIMREKEESEDKKKGRPGYLYWVDKNKLYEKLEKDLEKLATEVRQGLEQHLQ; this comes from the coding sequence ATGGAAGAAGAAAAAATAGTATTCCCTGATGGTAGGAGCGTTGAGATACATGAATTCTTAGCATTTATGTATGGCTTATCCTCAAGTGACGTAAGCGTCTTGCACTTATTGATGGTTAAAGGGAAAAAAATGACCTCTGATGAGATTTCCGAAGAATTAAACGTAACTAAGGCTTCTATCAATAAGTCGTTGAACAACCTCCTTGACAAGGGCTTGATCATGAGGGAAAAGGAGGAGAGTGAGGATAAAAAGAAAGGTAGACCGGGTTATCTTTACTGGGTTGATAAAAACAAATTATATGAAAAATTAGAAAAAGATCTTGAAAAACTTGCGACTGAAGTGAGGCAAGGATTAGAACAACACTTACAATAA
- a CDS encoding zinc metalloprotease HtpX, with amino-acid sequence METLPELRFKIYLSLVLTIISEAIVTYILLQLLNFPVIAIIPFLGLFWLIQWLISPYLVARDSFEITEDHPYYGRVYEMVKRIAIASGIKPPRVFIVNAPYPNAFAYGNYVTGKRIGITRPLLNILSEEELAAVIGHEVGHIKHNDVEIGMAIGLIPSVLGFVSNLLLNLGWVSLIFAVDETDLFLGIVMLAIGGALFIITLGLQLFVLWFNRLRESYADFHAVQLFGKDAINLVNALAKIEIYMQNIRLDPFTGIIVTAPPVKVKETDPSILVEEWLNEKPSPFSDILATHPDPAKRAQMIYKSVIRA; translated from the coding sequence ATGGAAACTTTACCCGAGCTGAGGTTTAAAATATACCTATCACTTGTCTTGACGATAATCTCTGAAGCGATTGTAACTTACATTCTCTTACAACTGCTTAATTTCCCCGTAATTGCCATTATACCGTTTCTGGGCTTATTCTGGTTAATTCAGTGGCTTATTTCACCTTACTTGGTCGCCAGAGACTCTTTTGAGATAACAGAAGATCATCCTTATTATGGGAGGGTTTACGAAATGGTGAAGAGGATCGCGATAGCATCTGGGATCAAACCCCCGCGGGTATTTATCGTAAACGCACCTTATCCTAACGCCTTTGCCTACGGGAACTATGTAACAGGGAAGAGAATAGGAATAACCAGACCTCTGCTTAACATACTAAGCGAGGAGGAACTTGCTGCTGTGATCGGACACGAGGTAGGACACATTAAGCATAATGACGTGGAAATAGGTATGGCTATAGGCTTGATACCTTCAGTCTTGGGTTTCGTAAGTAATCTACTCCTCAATTTAGGCTGGGTGAGCTTAATATTTGCTGTAGATGAGACAGACTTATTTTTGGGAATTGTTATGCTCGCCATTGGGGGAGCCTTGTTTATTATAACATTAGGACTCCAACTTTTCGTACTGTGGTTTAATAGGCTGAGAGAAAGTTATGCGGACTTTCATGCAGTTCAATTGTTCGGAAAGGATGCGATAAATCTAGTAAATGCCTTAGCTAAAATAGAAATATATATGCAGAACATTAGGTTAGACCCTTTCACTGGGATCATTGTTACTGCACCTCCCGTAAAAGTAAAGGAAACAGATCCATCTATACTGGTAGAGGAGTGGCTAAATGAGAAACCTTCCCCTTTCTCAGATATTTTGGCTACTCACCCTGATCCCGCAAAAAGGGCTCAAATGATTTACAAAAGTGTAATTAGGGCATAA
- a CDS encoding ABC transporter substrate-binding protein, whose amino-acid sequence MRGLILIGIILVLIVISSILIYTQYYSKMGTHSKPIVTTPEKSLRIVSLAPSDTQILISLGLGKNIVGLDEYSFELLQDLNETSLIPSNVTMFSSISPPNISGILLLHPDIVVLEYGLDYQYIPDMEKAGLNLLVTNTDYALSLAQIEENILNIAQQFNKTQVGKEIVNWMNSHMINYTPSVNVTYLIWIEPNGEAYTAGGNVFINNLLVLAGGKNVFANESGYPLVTVSNILIANPQVIIAQSVYNYTYTIQLIEKYYSTTSAVRDGKVYVISGLAVDLIDEPSVLSVYGAVLFHDILIGKAPHYINTTWVKENLNVSLPVF is encoded by the coding sequence ATGAGAGGCTTAATCTTAATTGGAATAATTCTAGTGCTGATAGTGATATCTTCTATTCTAATTTATACTCAATACTACAGCAAGATGGGTACTCACTCCAAGCCCATAGTGACAACTCCAGAAAAGTCCTTGAGAATCGTTAGTTTAGCCCCATCAGATACTCAGATCTTAATTTCCTTAGGGCTCGGCAAAAATATAGTTGGCTTAGACGAATATTCCTTCGAGCTCTTACAAGACTTGAACGAAACGTCGCTGATACCATCTAACGTGACTATGTTCTCTTCTATCAGCCCTCCTAACATATCGGGTATTTTACTCCTTCATCCAGACATAGTAGTTCTTGAGTATGGGCTAGACTACCAATACATACCAGATATGGAAAAAGCAGGATTGAATTTACTCGTTACAAACACCGATTACGCTTTATCCCTTGCACAAATCGAGGAAAACATCCTTAATATTGCCCAACAATTTAACAAGACGCAAGTTGGTAAAGAGATAGTTAATTGGATGAACTCACATATGATTAACTATACCCCTTCAGTAAACGTGACGTATTTAATCTGGATAGAGCCTAACGGTGAAGCTTACACAGCTGGGGGTAACGTGTTTATAAATAATCTTCTAGTCTTGGCTGGAGGTAAAAACGTGTTTGCTAACGAATCCGGTTACCCGCTTGTAACTGTTTCGAATATACTTATTGCAAACCCGCAAGTGATAATAGCACAGAGTGTTTACAACTACACCTATACTATACAATTAATTGAAAAATATTATAGTACTACATCAGCAGTTCGTGATGGTAAAGTTTACGTGATATCCGGACTCGCGGTAGACCTTATAGATGAACCTAGTGTATTGTCAGTTTATGGAGCTGTACTATTTCACGATATACTAATAGGGAAGGCTCCGCATTACATAAACACTACGTGGGTAAAAGAGAACCTTAACGTCTCACTACCTGTATTTTAA
- a CDS encoding FecCD family ABC transporter permease: MNKSILKYFLFLSIIPSFILALIVGEVVIPINDLIHPNGVYSIILYRIRLPTIVTAMLVGITLSISGAIMQQLLRNPIVDPYISGTASGGALGAIISYFLLNYFIMPFLQPLFAFVFSLLSTSLTIIIGKRGGVYGLVVGGVIVSYIFTSIYTILLTILEYKHPNIPPLLFWLLGEISIVGWDQVIPLILISAMLVILSLIYSKSIDLVAISDELSYAHGINPQRFRIFWLAFISFVVSYEISLVGVIGFVGILIPHLVRKVVGGNMRDLTVYSSVTGASLMLISNVISHGVFGTIIPVTPIIALMSSPVLVSLMVRINDGQRVES, encoded by the coding sequence GTGAATAAAAGTATTCTGAAGTATTTCTTATTTCTCTCTATTATACCGTCTTTTATCTTGGCTCTTATCGTAGGGGAAGTTGTAATTCCAATTAATGATTTGATTCACCCAAACGGTGTATATTCAATTATACTTTATAGAATAAGGCTGCCTACAATAGTAACCGCTATGTTAGTAGGCATAACACTATCAATAAGCGGGGCCATTATGCAACAACTATTGAGGAATCCTATTGTAGACCCTTATATATCAGGAACGGCGTCAGGAGGAGCATTAGGTGCAATAATTTCATATTTCTTGTTAAACTACTTTATAATGCCCTTCCTCCAGCCCCTATTCGCTTTTGTTTTTTCTCTTCTCTCCACCAGTTTGACAATAATAATAGGAAAAAGGGGAGGAGTATACGGCTTAGTGGTCGGGGGTGTTATAGTCTCTTACATCTTCACTTCAATTTATACAATATTACTTACTATCCTAGAGTACAAACATCCTAATATACCTCCCTTGTTGTTCTGGCTCCTAGGAGAGATTAGTATTGTTGGGTGGGATCAGGTCATCCCCCTGATACTAATTTCAGCCATGCTTGTAATACTATCACTAATTTACTCGAAATCTATCGACTTAGTTGCAATAAGTGACGAGTTGAGCTATGCCCACGGCATTAACCCCCAAAGGTTCAGAATCTTCTGGCTAGCCTTCATAAGTTTCGTGGTATCTTACGAGATATCCTTGGTAGGAGTGATCGGTTTCGTGGGCATTCTCATCCCTCATCTGGTGAGAAAGGTCGTTGGAGGAAATATGAGGGATCTTACTGTGTACTCTTCTGTCACCGGTGCATCCCTTATGTTAATAAGTAACGTAATATCTCATGGTGTCTTCGGGACTATTATTCCAGTAACTCCAATAATCGCCCTAATGTCCTCCCCGGTTCTTGTTTCGCTCATGGTGAGGATAAATGATGGTCAAAGGGTTGAGAGTTAA
- a CDS encoding ABC transporter ATP-binding protein — protein MMVKGLRVKFGNKIVIDNITFELKEGVTLLLGPNGSGKTTLLRSIIGMVKLDEGEVSVDLEKLSYSPSEFFSPSMKIWEVLTAGRKRGNYDRYVKLLGLDKLMQRDFSTLSSGEKRLVLIAKALGEGNLVIMDEPFSNLDFANKFKIIAIMSQLKNEKLFLITAHELEVINYVDRVILLKNGRIIYDGKPKDLSDELLSFAYNYKIKRVDLNGKFFFTPEF, from the coding sequence ATGATGGTCAAAGGGTTGAGAGTTAAGTTCGGTAATAAGATCGTAATAGATAACATAACTTTCGAGCTTAAGGAAGGGGTGACGCTTCTTTTAGGGCCAAATGGATCAGGTAAGACCACCTTACTCAGGAGTATAATAGGTATGGTTAAATTGGACGAGGGGGAAGTTTCCGTAGACTTAGAAAAACTATCCTATTCACCTTCCGAGTTCTTTTCTCCTTCCATGAAAATCTGGGAAGTCTTAACAGCAGGGAGAAAGAGAGGAAATTACGATAGATATGTTAAACTATTAGGGTTGGATAAGCTCATGCAAAGGGATTTCTCCACGTTAAGCAGTGGAGAGAAGAGGTTAGTGTTAATAGCTAAAGCACTTGGTGAGGGAAACTTGGTCATAATGGACGAACCATTCTCTAACTTGGACTTTGCTAACAAATTCAAGATAATAGCTATAATGAGCCAGCTGAAGAACGAAAAGCTATTCCTTATTACAGCCCACGAGCTGGAAGTTATAAACTATGTCGATAGAGTGATCCTTCTGAAGAACGGAAGGATTATCTACGATGGAAAGCCTAAAGACCTCTCGGATGAGTTACTGTCCTTTGCGTATAATTATAAAATAAAGA